Within the Mesotoga sp. UBA6090 genome, the region TAAGAAAACTAGCATGAAGCTTCGCTTCATTCTTGCACCTCCTTTTCCACTAAAGGGTGATGACAGAATTAGAACAGAATAGGATACTGTCTATCTTTCTCCTGTCTGAACCCGACAGGATCGACATTCTTAAGCAATAAATGAGAATCTAGATCGTGATAAGTGAATGCGCCAGTTCCGGCCGCGAAATGAACGCTCTGAGAGACTCCTATACCAGACTCGCTCATGCAGCCGATCATAAGACCTATACCAGCGCTGTTGCACATCTCTACAATTGCAAGAGCATCTGAGAGTCCCGACTTCATAAGTTTGATATTGACATAGTCGACTGCCCCTTCCTTTATGAGTCTCATAACGTCATACTTTGTCTTAGCGCTTTCATCTGCACCGACTGGATACATGGAGCCCTGCCTGATTATTTTCAGTCCTTCGAAATCTTCGGCAGGCACCGGTTGTTCGAATATCCCCACGGGCACGTCGTTTCTGTACATTGCATCTATGAATCTCAAAGCCTCTTTGGGTGTATAGCCTGTGTTTGCATCTATCACATACCTGACACCCTTGATCTCGTCGTTGACTGCCAGTATCCTGGCAATGTCGCTCTTAACATCTTCGCCGACCTTCATTTTGATAACTTTGTGGCCGGCTTCGAAGATCTCCTTAGCGTCATGGACCGTCTCTTCCAGACTGCCGATGCTCACTGTCTTGTCTGTCTCAACGTAATCCTTCATCCCGCCAAGAATCTGATAGACAGGCGTAGAGATCAATCTGGAAAAGGCGTGAAGGGTGGCAAACTGAATGGCAGCCTTCAAACTGGGAGCCGTTCTCGAGTATGCATCGAGCTTTGCGAAAATTCTCCTGTAATCTCGGACGTCGAAATCTTTAATCATTTCAAGAATTTCTTTCTGGAGCTGAAAGATGGCTGCTCCGCTCTCCCCGTTCACTCTGAAGGACGAAGAAGACTCTCCGAGACCGATCGTTCCGTCCGACAGAACCAATTCAACTTCAATATTCACTTTGGAGTTGGAAACGTTGTTTGCAATGTGAAAAGGCTTTACGAAGTCCCATTTCTTTTCGGTGAAACGCAGATCCTTTATCTTCATCCTTTCCTCCCCTTATAAGAAAGCATAACCCACTTTCAATAGTGAAAAAACGTCTATACAATAATACCTTAAATCGAAATTTCATCAAAATGGAGTGCATAACTCGGCTTTCGAATACTTAGTTATATCATACTTCGGGTAATGTCTGCAAAACATCGTATTAAGGCTTCTGTCATTTACTTAATCACCCTGCCTGGTGCCTTCCATTTTATATTCGTGATATTTGACGGATGAGGTGGCAACGTTAGTTCAGAAGAACAATGAAAGAGAGCGTTGTCGAGAGCTTCGCTACGAGAAGGCGAGAACTGGTAGTTGTTGTCCGTCAAAGGTCCATCGTTCTCCGGGAAAGCAGAAGTGATGCTACTATAAAACACTAGACGCAAGGTGCCGAAGAACATCGGCGGACGCAAGGCTGCCTACGGCAGGAGCAGATGCCGACTTCGTCTGGAAGTGAGGCGCGCTGGCGCGAGGAAGTGATGCCCGGAGAAACGTCCGGGGAAGTGATGCTGTCGCTTACGCGATAGGAGGCTAGAAGAAAAGAGAGAAGTTCGACAACAGGATCGTGTATGTAAAGAAGACTGTGTAAACCCTCTAGAATGGAAGAGAAGAATGGGGGAAAAGAAGATGAAATTTGACAGAGAAAAGATCAAGTCGTTAATCGAGAACAATGGATTTGAAGATGTCGGAGATGTTCAAGGAGTGCAGATAATACTCATTTGCTGACGCAGGCCAGTCAGCCTCCGCCTGGCCAGTCTCGCCTTCGGCGAGGCCAGTTCCGACTATGTCGGGCACAAATCCGATGTTTGCTCTGATGAAGACGCTGAACGCTGTGAAGAGCCGTCCTTCGAAAGAGCAGTTGCAAATTGTCAGTTGCAAGTTGCCTAGAGTAAAAAAACGACAAATGCCGTCATCTGAAATTGTTTTAGCGTCTCGATCCTTCAATAAGACGGGTCGAGAAAGAGCATTGTCGAGAGTTCGCTGTGCTCACTGAGAGGACGAGATTGATTATCGTTGTCCGTTATCGAGATCAAGAACCTGATCCCGTATAGGAACACTACGGAATATGCACACACCCCCTCTCGAGAGGGGATTAAAGAGCTTTTCGAGATCCCAGATCATTACTTGCCCTCTTTGCTTTTCCCTTCTCTCTACTCTCTGAAAATGGTCTGACCAAGAACGAAGAACAGATCCTCGCTGTGGAACGAAAGCGAATTCTCCTCGGTGAACAGAAGACCGTTCAACGGCAAACCAGCTTCTGTTGCTCTTCCGACCTCCTAACCCCAATCCCTAGCCTCGTTCTTGTTGCTTGGAACTTGCATCTGCTATTGTTCTCCTCAACGAACGGACAACCGCTCAACGATAGACCAGTTCCTTTGTTCTTTCCTACCCCCTACCTGCTACCCCCAACCACGGTTCATATTCTTCTGACGATTCTGAACTTGCTTTTGTCTGCTCTGTACAATGAGATCACATACTCAATGCAGATATCGCTCTTTGTGTAAGTAAATCTCTTTCTCATTATCGCGCAGTCGTCCTGTTCTTGACGAAGAAAGCGAGCCTCTTCTTTCTTAAGTCTAGTGAGTTCCATTTCTTCTTCGGCATAAGAGATATTTATGTTGAATTCCTTTCTCAAAATCCCGTACAGAGATTCTTTTTCCATGTCTCTTTGTGTAATGTTCAGGAAGCGAATATCGGCTCCCACGTTCAGATAAGCCTCTTCAATTGCATAGGGTTCGCCTTCAAGAAATCTTACTCTCTTCAGAAGCACGACCATTGCATCGGCCGGAATATCGAAGAGCTCAACCGCGTCTGCAGGGACTCTTGTAAGTTTGTTTTCGAGAACCACAGAACGGGTTTCGCTGCCGCGCTTTCTCGCCTCATCCGTGAATCCTGTGAGTATGGCAAGCTGTTCTTCGCGCTTAGATCCTGTGACGAAGGTACCTTTCCCTTTGAGTCTTTCGATGAACCCCTCTCTTCTAAGCTCATCCATTGCTCTCCTGACAGTAAGTCTGCTTATGCTATACTGCTGGCAGAGCTCCTTTTCTGTGGGAAGCTTATCACCCTTCTGATACTTGCCTGAATTGAGGGATTCCTTCAAGTCAACATACAACTTGTAGTATAGTGGAATCGGTGTTTCCCCCATGATGGCCCCCTTCAATCACGATAGTTCAGTTCACCGGGATAGAGAAGGCAATCTTCGACGAAATTTATGTACTCCATCCCTGACTCCTTCCACTGATAGTAGTCGAGTTTCCGAGTTCTTATCTTTTGTGCGCTTTTTTTAATACCGATCAGATCGTCTGAGCGATCCATTATCTCAAATTGTTCATATTTTAGCAAATACTCCATCATTTTCAAAGTTATCACAAAGAAGTTGTTGTCATTACTCGGAAAGAACTCGACTCCGCTGCAGTTGGCGTTTGCGTACTTCCGGTAGAAGGGCATGAATTCGCGGCTCCGCAATCTGAGTTCGGGGAACTCTCTTCTCAGATATGCTGCGAAATCCGATCCGTCGATCCACGGAGCTCCTATAAGAATGAAGGGCTTGAACGTGCCGCGACCTTCGGAGACGTTTGTGCTTTCGAAGAAGCAGGTTCCCGCATAGCCGAGAAGGGATTCGTAGGTCGGCACATTTGGTGAAGGCACATTCCAAAGAAGAGACGTGGCATCGTGAGGTTCGCCGTTCCAGCCTTCTAGCTTCACGACTTGCAGGTCGAGATCGAGTTTCTTGAGCTTCTTGAAGTATAGGGCGAGCTCTCCGGCCGTAAGACCGTACTGGAGGGGCAGTCTATACCCGCCAACAAAGGTTTGCAACTCGTCGTCTATTCTGCTCCCGAAGACTCCTCTGCCCAGTGGATTCGGCCTGTCAAGTACAGTATACTGAATACCGGCTTCTGCCGCTGATTCCATTGTATAGGCTAGAGTGTAGATGAACGTATAAAACCTAAGCCCTACGTCTTGTATGTCGTATACCAGTACACCCAGGCCCTCGAGGTCTTCCTGCACAGGTTTGCGCTTGTTTCCATATAGACTCACTACGGGAACGCCATATTTCGGATGGAGATCGTCGCTCACGTGTGCTCCGTCGGCAACTCCTCCAAGGCCGTGTTCGGGTGTGAATATCTTCTTCACATTGACTCCGTTTTCAAATAAGAGATCTATTCCCCAGTTAAGATTAGAGTCGACAAATGAGTAGTTTGTAACAAGACCGACTACCTTGTTCTTCAAATCGGCAAATTCGTTTCTTTGTAGAACATCGATACCCTGTAGAATCATGCTAAAACCCCCCTCGAAGTTTTGTATACTTGTCAATCACAATCATGCCATATTGTAATGCCATTTTCCGAATAATTGGAGAGTCTGGTGAAAATGTAGAAAGTTGACTACTGATAAAGAAAGGAGCCGACATCGAATCGGCTCTGAAGTCAGTATAATTAAGCTTTGTTGATCTGCGTTCAGTTTTTTTGTCCGTAGTGATACTTCACGAAATTCTGCATTTTTAGGCAGTCATCATGAGAAATTACCCGGGGGGTTCCGATGATAGTCGCCATGATGATAGTCTTTGCGGATTTCTCAAGTACCTCGGCTACCTTGAAGGCATCGCTCAGGTCGCCGCCAACACAGACTGCTCCATGATTAGCCAGCAGCGCAGCGTTGTTGTTGCCTAGGGCTGAGACCACGTTTGCTGCGAGTTCTTCTGTTCCGGGCAATGCGTACTCTGCACATTTGACACCTTCTCCAATTATCTGTACGAGTTCTTCGGAAACGGCAGGAATATCTTTCCTTGCAATAGCGAAAGCCGTAGAGTACTGAGGATGAGTGTGGATAACCGCCCCAACATCAGGCCGGTGTTTGTATATCATTCTGTGCAGGGCATGCTCTATGCTTGGCTTTCGTTTACTGTCAATAGTATTGCCTCTCATGTCTGTCATCACAATATCATCGATCTTCAGACACCCGTAACTCATGCCACTTGGAGTTATGAGAAAGGTTTCATCATTGATCCTGACGCTTATGTTTCCCCATGTTCCCACCGTCATACCCCGGTCTTCCATTCTCTTACAGGCATCCAGCACCTGACCTGCAAATTCATCTTTATTCATTCGTATACGCCTCCAATTCTGCCATCATTGAACGGGTTTTATCGTAAATTCTCTTATATATACCAAATAAGTTGTCGTATTTTTCTGTTCTAGCAGGATCGGGATCGACTCTCTCGACATGCCTTACGAGACGGGCCGCCTCTAAAGGGTCGCGTATCTCCTTTGTTGCAAGAAGGGCGAGTATTAGGTTTCCTATAGAGCCGGTGTCCTGGGTCTCGAGCGTCATGACTCTCTTTCCATAGACATCGGACTGGATTCTTCTCCAAACAGGGCTTTTGCTCCCTCCGCCCATGACATTCACACTGTCGAAACTCACACCCAGCTCTTCAACGACCTTCATGCAATCCTTTATTGAAAAGGATACCCCTTCCATGATTGCCCGAACCATGTGGGCTTTGGAATGCTTGATTGTAAGCCCGAAGAAGACACCGCGAGCCTTTGAGTCCCAGAGAGGTGTTCTCTCTCCCATAAGATAGGGGAGGAAGACCAGTCCCTCAGATCCGAGAGAAACCTTTTCGGCCATCGAAGAGTATTCTTCGAAGACTTCGTTGCTTCTGTCTTTGTCAAATGTGTTTCTGAACCACGTTAAGCTGGAAGCGGCAGTTTGAGTTATTCCCAGAATGTCCCAGTAGCCTTCCAGGGGATAGCTCCAGCACATGACCCTTTTCTTTGGGTCTATTACCGGCTTGGATGTGCAGGCCGCAACAACACCGGCCGTGCCAACTATACAGGACACTTCGCCTTCGCCGAGAAGACCGGAGCCTAATTCGGCTACAGAGTGGTCTGAGCCTCCGTTGACAACTGGAGTTCCTTCCAGCAGACCGGTTTCCTTCCCTGCCCTGTCGTTTATGTGGCCCATTATTCTTGCCGAAGGCATTACATCGGAAAGAAGATGACCGTCCAGGCCTATCAGGGCAAGGGCTTCGGGGCTCCATTTGTTCGCTCTTATGTCGAAGACGGCTGTCCCAGACGCGTCGGACGGATCGGTGACTTTGTTGCCGGTTAGCAGATACTTTATGTAATCCTTGGCGATCATTATCGACTTCGTTTTCGTGAAGACTTGTGGTCTGTGTCTTTTCACCCAGCAAATCTGTGGCGCCGCATATGTAGTTGTCGGAAAGTTCCATGTGAGTTCGAA harbors:
- a CDS encoding L-Ala-D/L-Glu epimerase, with the translated sequence MKIKDLRFTEKKWDFVKPFHIANNVSNSKVNIEVELVLSDGTIGLGESSSSFRVNGESGAAIFQLQKEILEMIKDFDVRDYRRIFAKLDAYSRTAPSLKAAIQFATLHAFSRLISTPVYQILGGMKDYVETDKTVSIGSLEETVHDAKEIFEAGHKVIKMKVGEDVKSDIARILAVNDEIKGVRYVIDANTGYTPKEALRFIDAMYRNDVPVGIFEQPVPAEDFEGLKIIRQGSMYPVGADESAKTKYDVMRLIKEGAVDYVNIKLMKSGLSDALAIVEMCNSAGIGLMIGCMSESGIGVSQSVHFAAGTGAFTYHDLDSHLLLKNVDPVGFRQEKDRQYPILF
- a CDS encoding GntR family transcriptional regulator, producing the protein MGETPIPLYYKLYVDLKESLNSGKYQKGDKLPTEKELCQQYSISRLTVRRAMDELRREGFIERLKGKGTFVTGSKREEQLAILTGFTDEARKRGSETRSVVLENKLTRVPADAVELFDIPADAMVVLLKRVRFLEGEPYAIEEAYLNVGADIRFLNITQRDMEKESLYGILRKEFNINISYAEEEMELTRLKKEEARFLRQEQDDCAIMRKRFTYTKSDICIEYVISLYRADKSKFRIVRRI
- a CDS encoding exo-beta-N-acetylmuramidase NamZ family protein yields the protein MILQGIDVLQRNEFADLKNKVVGLVTNYSFVDSNLNWGIDLLFENGVNVKKIFTPEHGLGGVADGAHVSDDLHPKYGVPVVSLYGNKRKPVQEDLEGLGVLVYDIQDVGLRFYTFIYTLAYTMESAAEAGIQYTVLDRPNPLGRGVFGSRIDDELQTFVGGYRLPLQYGLTAGELALYFKKLKKLDLDLQVVKLEGWNGEPHDATSLLWNVPSPNVPTYESLLGYAGTCFFESTNVSEGRGTFKPFILIGAPWIDGSDFAAYLRREFPELRLRSREFMPFYRKYANANCSGVEFFPSNDNNFFVITLKMMEYLLKYEQFEIMDRSDDLIGIKKSAQKIRTRKLDYYQWKESGMEYINFVEDCLLYPGELNYRD
- a CDS encoding class II aldolase/adducin family protein — its product is MNKDEFAGQVLDACKRMEDRGMTVGTWGNISVRINDETFLITPSGMSYGCLKIDDIVMTDMRGNTIDSKRKPSIEHALHRMIYKHRPDVGAVIHTHPQYSTAFAIARKDIPAVSEELVQIIGEGVKCAEYALPGTEELAANVVSALGNNNAALLANHGAVCVGGDLSDAFKVAEVLEKSAKTIIMATIIGTPRVISHDDCLKMQNFVKYHYGQKN
- the xylB gene encoding xylulokinase; the protein is MKEGVLSIDLGTMGVKVTLVSMNGEIQRSAYAEYPIISELPGQAEQDPALWWKGIIDCINELKSHDAGLPKLVNAISICGQMHTHVYLDSEDNPIGPSITWLDQRSSEIIEEWNKDGRADRLFELTWNFPTTTYAAPQICWVKRHRPQVFTKTKSIMIAKDYIKYLLTGNKVTDPSDASGTAVFDIRANKWSPEALALIGLDGHLLSDVMPSARIMGHINDRAGKETGLLEGTPVVNGGSDHSVAELGSGLLGEGEVSCIVGTAGVVAACTSKPVIDPKKRVMCWSYPLEGYWDILGITQTAASSLTWFRNTFDKDRSNEVFEEYSSMAEKVSLGSEGLVFLPYLMGERTPLWDSKARGVFFGLTIKHSKAHMVRAIMEGVSFSIKDCMKVVEELGVSFDSVNVMGGGSKSPVWRRIQSDVYGKRVMTLETQDTGSIGNLILALLATKEIRDPLEAARLVRHVERVDPDPARTEKYDNLFGIYKRIYDKTRSMMAELEAYTNE